One genomic window of Pirellulales bacterium includes the following:
- the prmC gene encoding peptide chain release factor N(5)-glutamine methyltransferase: MSEAEVWTVGRLLTWTAQFLKDRGAESPRLDAEILLAEARGSRRIDLYTSFEEAPTEEVRTKFRQLVKQRAEGMPVAYLVGRREFYSLPFQVTRDVLIPRPETELLVVRLLDLLAAGAQQTPGETLHVADVGTGSGIIAICAAKRFANCHVTAIDKSAAAITIARANAEQHGVAERMEFVEGDLLSGLPAEPTFDFIASNPPYVSEAEFAQLARDVRDFEPRGALVSGPHGTEVIERLVPQAAERLKSGGHLLTEISPMIEADVRRLIESDARFELAPTIKDLAGHARVVQARRR, from the coding sequence ATGTCCGAAGCCGAAGTGTGGACCGTCGGGCGGCTGCTGACCTGGACGGCCCAGTTTCTGAAGGATCGCGGCGCCGAGAGTCCCCGCTTGGACGCTGAAATCTTGCTGGCCGAGGCCCGCGGCAGCCGGCGGATCGACCTTTACACCTCGTTCGAAGAAGCGCCGACCGAAGAAGTCCGCACGAAGTTCCGCCAGTTGGTCAAGCAGCGGGCCGAAGGCATGCCGGTCGCCTACCTGGTAGGCCGCCGCGAATTCTATTCGCTGCCGTTTCAAGTGACCCGCGACGTTCTCATCCCGCGCCCGGAAACCGAACTTTTGGTCGTGCGCCTCTTGGACCTGTTGGCAGCAGGCGCGCAGCAGACGCCCGGCGAAACTTTGCACGTTGCCGACGTGGGCACCGGCAGCGGGATTATCGCGATCTGCGCCGCCAAGAGATTTGCGAATTGCCACGTGACCGCGATCGACAAGAGTGCCGCCGCGATAACAATCGCCCGCGCGAATGCCGAACAGCACGGCGTGGCCGAGCGCATGGAATTCGTCGAAGGCGATTTGCTATCAGGGCTGCCGGCCGAGCCCACGTTCGATTTCATCGCCAGCAACCCGCCCTACGTCAGCGAAGCCGAATTCGCGCAGCTAGCACGCGATGTACGCGATTTCGAGCCGCGCGGGGCACTCGTCTCCGGGCCGCACGGCACCGAGGTCATCGAACGCCTGGTGCCGCAGGCGGCCGAACGGCTGAAATCGGGCGGGCATCTCTTGACCGAGATCAGCCCCATGATCGAAGCTGATGTGCGGCGCCTGATCGAGAGCGACGCACGCTTCGAACTCGCCCCAACGATTAAGGACCTGGCCGGCCACGCTCGCGTGGTACAAGCCAGGCGAAGATAA